One region of Limnospira fusiformis SAG 85.79 genomic DNA includes:
- a CDS encoding Uma2 family endonuclease, producing the protein MSVELTANTSPETATETEWEPPMPPTDLIFDDGEPLESNRHRIAMNVLIRSLQQAWSERHDFYTGGNMFIYYSSEQARNRDFRGPDFFAVLDVDGTKERQGWVVWQEGGRYPDVIVELMSPSTARVDKGKKKELYQQIFRTPDYFVFDPFEANAFQGWHLQSSGGYQLLEANERGWLWCETLGFWLGTWSGTIDREEAIWLRFYDTEGNLVLLPEEAERQKAEAERQKAEAERQKAEAERQKAEAERQKAEAERQKAESAEQRAESAEQRAESAEQRAERLAERLRALGLDPEEL; encoded by the coding sequence ATGTCAGTTGAACTCACTGCCAATACTAGCCCCGAAACTGCTACCGAAACGGAATGGGAACCCCCCATGCCGCCAACAGATTTGATTTTTGATGATGGAGAGCCTTTGGAAAGTAACCGTCACCGCATTGCTATGAACGTCCTGATTAGGTCATTGCAACAGGCTTGGAGCGAGCGCCATGATTTCTATACAGGCGGGAATATGTTTATTTACTATAGCAGCGAACAAGCTAGGAACCGAGATTTTCGTGGCCCTGATTTCTTTGCGGTTTTAGATGTAGATGGCACCAAAGAACGACAGGGTTGGGTAGTATGGCAGGAAGGGGGTCGCTACCCAGATGTCATTGTGGAGCTAATGTCTCCCAGTACCGCCAGAGTAGATAAAGGAAAGAAAAAGGAGCTGTATCAGCAGATATTCCGAACCCCAGATTACTTTGTATTTGACCCGTTTGAAGCCAACGCCTTTCAAGGATGGCATTTGCAGAGTTCGGGAGGTTATCAGCTTTTAGAGGCGAATGAGCGAGGTTGGCTGTGGTGTGAAACCTTGGGCTTTTGGCTGGGAACTTGGTCAGGAACTATAGACCGTGAGGAAGCAATTTGGCTGCGGTTTTATGATACCGAAGGTAATTTAGTCCTGTTACCAGAAGAAGCGGAACGCCAAAAAGCTGAAGCCGAACGCCAAAAAGCTGAAGCGGAACGCCAAAAAGCTGAAGCCGAACGTCAAAAAGCCGAAGCTGAACGCCAAAAAGCCGAAGCTGAACGGCAAAAGGCGGAATCCGCCGAACAACGAGCCGAATCCGCCGAACAACGAGCCGAATCCGCCGAACAACGGGCAGAACGTCTGGCGGAAAGGTTGCGCGCGCTGGGTTTAGATCCAGAGGAACTATAA
- a CDS encoding Uma2 family endonuclease, protein MSVELTANTSPETATETEWEPPMPPTDLIFDDGEPLESNRHRIAMNVLIRSLQQAWSARHDFYTGGNMFIYYSSEQARNRDFRGPDFFAVLDVDGTKERQGWVVWQEGGRYPDVIVELMSPSTARVDKGKKKELYQQIFRTPDYFVFDPFEANAFQGWHLHSSGGYQLLEPNERGWLWCESLGFWLGTWSGTIDREEAIWLRFYDTEGNLVLLPEEAERQKAEAAEQRAESAEQRAESAEQRAERLAQRLRALGLDPEEL, encoded by the coding sequence ATGTCAGTTGAACTCACTGCCAATACTAGCCCCGAAACTGCTACCGAAACGGAATGGGAACCCCCCATGCCGCCAACAGATTTGATTTTTGATGATGGAGAGCCTTTGGAAAGTAACCGTCACCGCATTGCTATGAACGTCCTGATTAGGTCATTGCAACAGGCTTGGAGTGCGCGCCATGATTTCTATACAGGCGGGAATATGTTTATTTACTATAGCAGCGAACAAGCTAGGAACCGAGATTTTCGCGGGCCAGATTTCTTTGCTGTGTTAGATGTAGATGGCACTAAAGAACGACAGGGTTGGGTAGTATGGCAGGAAGGGGGTCGCTACCCAGATGTCATTGTGGAGCTAATGTCTCCCAGTACCGCCAGAGTAGATAAAGGAAAGAAAAAGGAGCTGTATCAGCAGATATTCCGAACCCCAGATTACTTTGTATTTGACCCGTTTGAAGCCAACGCCTTTCAAGGATGGCATTTGCATAGTTCGGGAGGTTATCAGCTTTTAGAGCCGAATGAGCGAGGTTGGCTTTGGTGTGAAAGTTTAGGCTTTTGGCTGGGAACTTGGTCGGGAACTATAGACCGTGAGGAGGCAATTTGGCTGCGGTTTTATGATACCGAAGGTAATTTGGTGTTGTTACCGGAAGAGGCCGAACGTCAAAAAGCCGAAGCCGCCGAACAACGAGCCGAATCCGCCGAACAACGAGCCGAATCCGCCGAACAACGAGCCGAACGTCTGGCGCAACGGTTGCGCGCGCTGGGTTTAGATCCAGAGGAACTATAA